The following are encoded together in the Parabacteroides chongii genome:
- a CDS encoding DUF4861 domain-containing protein: MKKIISLFLAATAFACTQEQSVDVTVTNPSAMNRSNEITEISMDAVAKLNGASFIISDNNGTQIPYQITYDKKIIFPVDVNANSSVTYQIKPGTPEEAATIACGKFYPERVDDIAWENDRIAFRTYGPALQATGEQAFGYDIWVKCVSEPVVDMRYKTELNPESRAKIAELRKTDKKAAQELANSISYHIDHGNGLDYYKVGPTLGAGTSALLSNDSIVYPYCYKEYKILDNGPLRFTVKLVYNPLKVKDNENIVETRLLSLDAGSQLNKVTLSFANLNEPTPLVTGIVLHEPSTDYQADAASGYIAYADPEDPTNGQIFIGAVFPEKLNDAKAVNFSDAEKKQRGADGHVLAYTTYAPGSEYTYYTGAGWSKWGFRNSAEWFKYIQDFAQKVKQPLQVTVK; this comes from the coding sequence ATGAAAAAGATTATCAGCTTATTTTTGGCGGCTACGGCTTTTGCCTGTACGCAGGAACAAAGCGTGGACGTAACGGTAACGAACCCGTCGGCCATGAACCGTTCGAACGAGATCACGGAAATATCAATGGATGCCGTTGCTAAACTGAACGGTGCGTCGTTCATTATCTCCGACAACAACGGAACACAGATTCCTTATCAGATCACATACGACAAAAAAATTATTTTCCCTGTTGATGTGAACGCAAACAGCAGTGTTACTTACCAAATCAAACCGGGCACTCCGGAAGAAGCTGCCACTATTGCCTGCGGTAAGTTCTATCCCGAACGTGTGGACGACATCGCCTGGGAAAATGACCGTATCGCTTTCCGTACCTATGGTCCGGCTTTGCAGGCTACGGGCGAACAGGCTTTCGGTTACGACATCTGGGTTAAATGTGTATCGGAACCTGTTGTCGACATGCGCTACAAGACGGAGTTGAATCCGGAATCAAGAGCTAAAATTGCAGAATTGAGAAAGACTGACAAGAAAGCGGCACAGGAACTGGCAAACTCTATTTCCTACCACATCGACCATGGCAACGGACTGGATTATTATAAAGTAGGTCCGACATTGGGTGCGGGTACTTCCGCTCTTTTGTCTAACGACTCTATCGTTTATCCGTATTGCTACAAAGAGTATAAAATACTGGATAACGGCCCGTTGCGTTTCACTGTCAAGCTGGTTTACAATCCGTTGAAAGTAAAAGACAATGAGAATATTGTCGAAACCCGTCTGCTTTCGCTGGATGCCGGTTCGCAGTTGAACAAAGTAACACTTTCATTTGCCAATCTGAACGAACCGACACCGCTCGTAACCGGTATCGTACTGCACGAACCGAGCACGGACTATCAGGCTGATGCCGCCAGCGGTTACATTGCTTATGCAGACCCGGAAGATCCGACAAACGGACAGATATTCATCGGTGCCGTATTCCCTGAAAAACTAAACGATGCTAAAGCGGTGAACTTCTCCGATGCAGAAAAGAAACAACGCGGAGCAGACGGTCATGTACTGGCGTATACTACTTATGCACCGGGAAGCGAATATACCTATTATACAGGAGCCGGATGGAGCAAATGGGGCTTCCGGAACTCAGCCGAGTGGTTTAAGTATATCCAGGATTTTGCACAAAAAGTAAAACAACCGTTGCAAGTAACAGTAAAGTAA
- a CDS encoding GNAT family N-acetyltransferase, with the protein MDDYELIDNEENHQYEFHIGKYVPRIEYIKTKNGEIYLTHTEVPVALEGKGVGSQLAEKVLKDIEKQGLRLVPLCPFVAGYIQKHPDWRRIVMKGINVG; encoded by the coding sequence ATGGACGATTACGAATTAATTGATAACGAAGAGAACCACCAATACGAATTTCATATTGGTAAATATGTTCCGAGAATTGAGTATATAAAAACCAAGAACGGCGAAATCTATCTCACACATACTGAAGTTCCTGTAGCCCTCGAAGGAAAAGGCGTAGGCAGCCAGCTGGCTGAAAAGGTACTGAAAGATATAGAAAAGCAGGGATTACGCCTGGTACCGTTGTGCCCCTTCGTAGCCGGATACATTCAAAAGCATCCGGACTGGCGACGTATAGTTATGAAAGGTATTAATGTAGGATAA
- the corA gene encoding magnesium/cobalt transporter CorA: protein MRRKEATYLHKRRHISNRHLSDKYYYAGEHETATDIRLTQYNQDTLHTSEVKKGTTTFGKLVDPNKINWFQVSGLTDSDTITRIVKEFGLHNLDAKDILTPQHVVKIEEYANHVLIILNSSYYDANMEIHSEHISILVTGNVVITFTESNNPVFANTMKALESDMLSLRKKGSGLLLAFLLNTIIANLVETASKVEEMLEDIEETLLDIKSDQGNMGSMIQQRRHEYMLIRKNSQPLKEQFPKLLRTENGIITPDMLPVYTDLSDQLQFVIQTTESCREIISSLVDLYISNNDLRMNAIMKRLTVVSTLFIPLTFLVGVWGMNFKLMPELDWEYGYGIAWGVMFLTGLLTWTYMRKKDWF from the coding sequence ATGAGACGAAAAGAGGCTACATATCTGCACAAGCGCAGACATATTTCAAACCGGCATCTGTCGGACAAATATTACTATGCCGGAGAGCATGAGACTGCTACCGATATTCGTCTCACGCAATACAACCAGGATACACTTCATACCAGCGAGGTCAAAAAAGGGACCACGACTTTCGGCAAGTTGGTGGATCCGAATAAGATCAACTGGTTTCAGGTTAGCGGACTGACCGACTCCGATACCATCACGCGTATCGTAAAAGAGTTCGGACTGCATAACCTGGATGCCAAAGATATATTGACCCCCCAGCACGTCGTAAAGATCGAGGAGTATGCGAACCACGTGCTCATTATCCTGAACTCCAGCTACTACGATGCCAATATGGAGATACATTCCGAACATATCAGCATCCTGGTGACGGGCAATGTGGTTATCACGTTCACCGAAAGTAACAATCCGGTGTTTGCCAATACAATGAAAGCGCTGGAATCGGATATGTTGAGCCTGCGGAAAAAAGGCAGCGGACTGCTGCTCGCTTTCCTGTTGAATACGATCATCGCCAATCTGGTCGAGACGGCATCCAAGGTGGAGGAAATGCTGGAAGATATCGAAGAGACATTACTCGATATCAAAAGCGACCAGGGAAATATGGGCTCGATGATCCAGCAGCGCCGGCACGAATACATGCTTATCCGTAAAAACAGCCAGCCTCTGAAAGAACAATTCCCCAAACTGCTGCGCACCGAGAACGGGATAATCACTCCCGACATGCTCCCGGTATATACAGACCTGTCAGACCAGTTGCAATTCGTTATACAGACAACTGAAAGTTGCCGGGAAATCATATCTTCCCTGGTGGACCTGTATATCTCCAACAACGACCTGCGCATGAACGCGATCATGAAACGGCTGACAGTCGTATCGACCCTGTTCATCCCATTGACCTTCCTGGTAGGCGTATGGGGGATGAACTTCAAACTCATGCCCGAACTGGACTGGGAATACGGCTATGGCATCGCCTGGGGAGTCATGTTCCTGACCGGCCTGCTGACCTGGACATATATGCGGAAAAAGGACTGGTTTTAA
- a CDS encoding TolC family protein: MKNKIRIQTYITGIALLLGILPAFSQQADSLSWYLETAARNNPLINSNFALYKASLEKISQAGAYADPELDIGLFVKPMETLSGKQIADFTLMQMFPWFGTRKAARNEATEMSRMAYEQFREARNNLFYEVKSQWYQLCNLNEQYKNTQANLLLLEQLEKLALNRYSAPSANAPTPTTATVVSAVATSPITTGNSMDNMGGMGSSPQTTAQGTSAGNASMQSMGASSMGSSMGSGSSSGSMSDVLRIQIEKAELQNNLEILASSRIAAEARFNALLNRKQDMRVAVPDSLEQLRFPIDDQAMTDSIITANPMLSMLEAEANAYRAKAVMDKKMSYPMFGIGLQYSLVGKSNNKMVMDDMNGMDMFMPMFKISIPIFRKKYQAQQKESQHYRRASELKYENTLNQLQSEYQTVKQQLADAARKIALYKKQQELSLSTWQLIVREFSAGTTSLTEVIQVERQLLDYGLKKSEAIAEYNTMVAGMEKLVATSINE, translated from the coding sequence ATGAAAAATAAGATCAGAATACAAACATATATAACAGGGATAGCCTTGCTGCTCGGCATTCTTCCCGCCTTTTCACAACAGGCGGACAGCCTGTCATGGTATTTGGAAACGGCAGCACGTAACAATCCGTTGATAAACTCCAATTTCGCTTTATACAAAGCATCACTGGAAAAGATTTCGCAAGCCGGAGCGTATGCCGACCCGGAACTGGATATAGGTCTTTTTGTCAAACCGATGGAGACACTTAGCGGCAAGCAAATTGCCGACTTTACCCTCATGCAGATGTTTCCCTGGTTCGGGACACGTAAAGCCGCCCGCAACGAAGCGACCGAGATGTCGCGTATGGCTTACGAGCAATTCCGCGAGGCCAGGAACAATCTGTTCTATGAAGTAAAAAGCCAGTGGTACCAGTTATGTAACCTCAACGAGCAATACAAGAACACACAGGCAAACCTTCTGTTGCTTGAACAACTGGAAAAACTGGCACTCAACCGTTACTCGGCACCTTCAGCCAATGCACCGACCCCGACAACAGCAACCGTTGTCAGTGCCGTTGCAACATCTCCTATTACAACAGGGAACAGTATGGATAATATGGGAGGAATGGGAAGCAGTCCCCAAACGACAGCACAGGGAACATCGGCAGGAAACGCTTCCATGCAAAGTATGGGAGCCAGTTCGATGGGCAGTTCAATGGGGTCAGGCAGTTCTTCCGGCAGCATGTCGGACGTATTGCGCATACAGATAGAAAAAGCCGAACTTCAGAATAATCTGGAAATCCTCGCATCCAGCAGGATAGCAGCCGAGGCTCGTTTCAATGCTTTACTGAATCGTAAACAGGATATGCGGGTAGCCGTTCCCGATTCATTGGAACAACTGCGTTTTCCGATCGACGACCAGGCAATGACCGACAGTATCATCACTGCCAACCCTATGTTATCGATGCTTGAAGCCGAAGCGAACGCTTACCGCGCCAAAGCCGTCATGGATAAAAAGATGAGCTATCCAATGTTCGGTATCGGCCTGCAATATTCGCTTGTCGGGAAATCAAACAACAAGATGGTTATGGACGATATGAACGGGATGGATATGTTTATGCCGATGTTCAAGATCAGTATCCCTATTTTCCGTAAAAAGTACCAGGCACAACAGAAAGAGAGCCAGCATTACCGCCGGGCAAGCGAACTGAAATACGAAAATACGTTGAACCAGCTGCAATCCGAATACCAGACAGTCAAGCAACAACTGGCTGATGCCGCCCGCAAAATAGCTCTTTATAAGAAACAGCAGGAACTGTCGCTTTCCACCTGGCAACTGATCGTACGGGAGTTTTCAGCCGGTACGACAAGCCTGACAGAAGTGATACAGGTAGAACGACAGCTATTGGATTACGGCCTCAAGAAAAGTGAAGCCATTGCCGAATACAATACGATGGTAGCCGGAATGGAAAAATTAGTAGCAACTTCAATAAACGAATAA
- a CDS encoding winged helix-turn-helix domain-containing protein, with the protein MNKNDVGSNAGQIWRLLAERGNMSIRKISEMTQCKESVIFLALGWLARENKVRFCSDGTGMLSVEVNIPLTETYY; encoded by the coding sequence ATGAATAAGAATGACGTTGGTTCAAATGCCGGTCAGATCTGGCGTTTGCTTGCAGAGAGAGGTAACATGTCTATCCGAAAGATCAGTGAAATGACTCAGTGTAAAGAGTCAGTTATTTTTCTTGCATTGGGGTGGTTAGCCCGGGAAAATAAGGTACGTTTTTGTAGTGATGGCACTGGTATGCTATCCGTAGAAGTTAATATTCCACTGACAGAGACGTATTATTGA
- a CDS encoding efflux RND transporter permease subunit — protein MLNKIIRYFLENRVVTMLLLILVVVWGISTSPFNWHGGIIPRNPIPVDAIPDIGDNQQIVATEWMGRSPKDIQDQITYPLTTSLLGIPGVKSIRSSSMFGMSFIYIIFDDDIEFYWSRSRILEKLNSLPPGTLPEGVQPALGPDATALGQIYWYTLEGRNPETGKPTGGWNAEELRTIQDFYVKYSLSAAEGVSEVASAGGFVKEYQIELNPDAMRAFNISVMDIMNAVKKSNLDIGAETMEINKVEYLIRGLGYIKDVSDLEKAVVTVRDGVPVRISDVAFVNIGPGTRRGGLDKEGIEAVGGVVIARYGANPLEVIDHVKTKIREIEAGLPQKTLEDGTVSKVTVVPFYDRTGLIKETIGTLETSLSHEILICIIVIIVLVLNLRASVIIASMLPIAVLATFIIMKYTGIEANIVALSGIAIAIGVMVDVGVVFVESIIRYMEMPENKGIRSGKAFVNLIYKAVSEVSGAITTAMITTIVSFLPVFAMEAQEGKMFSPLAYTKTYALASSFILGLILLPTLSYLLFSVRIHSKAIRRIANYLLVVAGIALMIIYGSVPALGLTAVGLNNLFASCWKNPKMATYINIGITLLVAIYYLSEEWLPMGPQAGLSANILFVAACIITILSLLWILVIYYERILRWCLSHRWLFMTVPAATIVFGFMIWMGIGKEFMPSLNEGSFLLMPTSMPHTGVAQNLDYIEALDKRLAAIPEVETAIGKWGRVNSALDPAPAQMFENTINYRPEYILNEDGARERFKVNSRGEYLLKDGGTYNPADGFRLIPKDSLIPDRKGDYFRQWRPEIKNTNDIWQQIVNVTHLPGLTSAPKLQPIEARLVMLSTGMRAPMGLKIYGPDLETIEQSGKAIEQALKEVPSVIPSSVFYDRAVGAPYLEIQLNRDNMARYGVNVEDLQEILSAAVGGMVLTTTVEGRERFPVRLRYARELRDNPEALSMLLVPTATGAQIPLKELADIDYTRGAQMIQSENTFLVGYVIFDKLSGKAEVDVVKEATRVLEQKIKDGELTLAKGVSYKFAGNYEQQERATQRLAIVVPMALLIVLLVLYFQFKTVTASLIHFSGVFVAFAGGFILLWLYGQDWFMNFSVGGENMRDLFQMHTINLSVAVWVGFIALFGVATDDGVLMGTYIHQTFLQQNPTTKEAIREAVVTAGLKRVRPAAMTTATTLIALLPVLTSTGKGADIMVPMAIPTFGGMLIQSMTMFVVPVLQCWWRESAIKKEQKKQNLQNNRNDEK, from the coding sequence ATGCTAAATAAAATAATTCGTTATTTCCTTGAGAACAGGGTAGTAACCATGCTATTATTAATACTGGTTGTTGTGTGGGGAATATCGACCTCTCCTTTCAACTGGCACGGGGGCATTATCCCGCGTAACCCGATCCCGGTGGATGCGATCCCGGACATCGGTGACAACCAGCAAATTGTCGCTACCGAATGGATGGGACGGTCACCCAAAGACATACAGGACCAGATCACTTATCCGCTGACCACCTCGCTGCTGGGTATTCCGGGGGTGAAAAGTATCCGGAGCTCCTCCATGTTCGGTATGTCGTTCATTTATATCATTTTCGATGATGATATCGAATTTTACTGGAGCCGTTCACGTATCCTGGAAAAGCTGAACTCATTACCTCCCGGAACATTACCGGAAGGTGTACAACCTGCCCTGGGACCTGATGCAACGGCTTTGGGACAAATCTACTGGTACACGCTGGAAGGCAGGAATCCGGAAACAGGCAAACCTACCGGAGGATGGAATGCCGAAGAACTGCGCACGATCCAGGATTTCTATGTCAAATACAGTCTTTCGGCAGCCGAAGGGGTATCGGAAGTGGCTTCTGCCGGAGGTTTCGTGAAGGAATACCAGATCGAACTCAATCCGGATGCCATGCGGGCATTCAACATATCGGTCATGGATATTATGAATGCCGTTAAAAAGAGCAATCTCGATATCGGTGCGGAAACGATGGAGATCAATAAGGTGGAATATCTGATCCGGGGATTGGGATATATTAAAGATGTATCTGACCTGGAGAAAGCGGTCGTCACCGTTCGCGACGGTGTCCCGGTACGTATATCGGACGTTGCTTTCGTGAATATCGGTCCGGGGACACGCCGCGGAGGTTTGGACAAGGAAGGGATAGAAGCAGTCGGCGGTGTCGTCATTGCCCGCTACGGAGCCAATCCGCTGGAAGTGATCGACCATGTAAAAACGAAGATACGGGAAATAGAAGCCGGACTTCCACAGAAAACGTTGGAGGACGGGACAGTCTCCAAGGTGACAGTCGTGCCTTTCTACGACCGGACCGGACTGATCAAAGAGACGATCGGGACACTGGAGACTTCACTCTCGCATGAAATTCTGATTTGTATCATTGTAATCATCGTGCTCGTACTGAATCTGCGCGCTTCGGTCATTATTGCAAGCATGTTGCCGATAGCGGTGCTGGCGACGTTCATTATCATGAAATATACCGGGATAGAAGCGAATATTGTCGCCTTGTCCGGTATCGCGATTGCGATCGGTGTCATGGTGGATGTCGGTGTCGTTTTCGTGGAGAGTATTATACGGTATATGGAGATGCCCGAAAACAAAGGCATCCGGAGTGGCAAAGCATTTGTAAACCTTATTTACAAAGCGGTAAGCGAAGTATCAGGAGCTATCACTACGGCGATGATCACAACGATTGTCAGCTTCCTGCCTGTTTTTGCCATGGAAGCGCAGGAAGGGAAGATGTTCTCTCCCCTCGCCTACACAAAAACATATGCACTGGCTTCTTCCTTTATCCTGGGGTTGATCTTATTGCCCACTCTCTCCTATTTGTTATTCTCTGTCCGGATACATTCGAAAGCGATACGCAGGATCGCCAATTATCTGCTGGTTGTTGCCGGCATCGCGCTTATGATCATTTACGGAAGTGTTCCGGCTCTCGGCTTGACGGCTGTAGGGTTGAATAACCTGTTCGCTTCCTGCTGGAAAAATCCGAAGATGGCAACTTATATTAATATAGGTATCACACTATTGGTTGCCATATACTATCTGTCGGAAGAATGGCTGCCGATGGGACCGCAAGCCGGGCTATCAGCCAATATCCTGTTTGTTGCTGCTTGTATCATCACCATTCTGTCTCTTCTGTGGATACTGGTTATCTATTACGAACGGATACTGAGATGGTGTCTCAGCCATCGCTGGCTGTTCATGACCGTTCCGGCTGCAACGATCGTATTCGGTTTCATGATCTGGATGGGAATCGGGAAAGAATTTATGCCCAGCCTGAATGAAGGTTCTTTCCTGCTGATGCCCACCAGTATGCCTCATACCGGAGTTGCCCAAAACCTGGATTATATTGAAGCACTGGATAAACGCCTGGCAGCCATTCCGGAAGTAGAGACCGCCATCGGAAAATGGGGACGTGTAAACTCGGCTCTCGATCCGGCACCGGCACAGATGTTCGAAAATACGATCAATTACCGTCCGGAATATATCTTGAATGAGGACGGCGCCCGGGAACGATTCAAGGTGAACAGCCGGGGAGAATATCTTTTAAAAGATGGCGGTACGTACAATCCCGCCGACGGCTTCCGGCTTATACCTAAAGACAGCCTGATTCCCGACCGGAAAGGAGATTACTTCCGTCAATGGCGGCCGGAGATCAAAAACACAAACGATATCTGGCAACAGATCGTAAATGTCACTCATTTACCGGGGCTGACCTCCGCTCCTAAACTGCAACCGATAGAAGCCCGTCTCGTCATGCTTTCGACCGGAATGCGTGCGCCGATGGGACTGAAGATATACGGACCGGACCTGGAAACGATCGAACAAAGCGGGAAAGCGATCGAGCAGGCATTGAAAGAGGTACCGTCCGTGATCCCTTCTTCCGTCTTTTATGACCGAGCTGTCGGTGCTCCTTATCTGGAGATCCAACTGAACAGGGACAATATGGCGCGCTATGGAGTGAATGTGGAAGACCTGCAGGAAATATTGAGTGCTGCTGTCGGCGGCATGGTTTTAACGACAACTGTGGAAGGCAGGGAACGCTTCCCCGTCCGTCTCCGTTACGCACGCGAACTGAGGGATAATCCGGAGGCTTTATCCATGTTGCTGGTTCCAACCGCAACCGGTGCACAGATTCCCCTGAAGGAGCTCGCCGATATCGATTATACCCGGGGAGCACAGATGATCCAAAGCGAGAACACCTTCCTGGTCGGTTATGTCATATTCGATAAACTGTCCGGCAAGGCGGAAGTGGATGTAGTCAAAGAGGCGACACGCGTGTTGGAGCAAAAGATAAAAGACGGCGAACTGACACTGGCTAAAGGGGTCTCTTATAAGTTTGCCGGTAACTACGAGCAACAGGAACGTGCCACTCAACGGCTGGCAATCGTAGTCCCGATGGCACTGCTTATTGTCCTGCTGGTCCTGTATTTCCAGTTCAAAACGGTGACGGCTTCCCTGATTCATTTCTCCGGCGTGTTCGTTGCCTTTGCCGGCGGTTTTATTCTGCTTTGGCTGTACGGACAGGATTGGTTCATGAACTTCTCCGTCGGAGGAGAAAACATGAGGGATCTTTTCCAAATGCATACGATCAACCTGAGCGTGGCTGTCTGGGTAGGATTTATCGCCCTGTTCGGAGTGGCGACAGACGACGGAGTGCTGATGGGTACTTATATCCACCAAACATTCCTGCAACAGAATCCGACCACAAAAGAAGCCATCCGGGAGGCTGTCGTTACAGCCGGTCTCAAACGTGTACGCCCGGCTGCCATGACAACCGCCACGACGCTGATCGCCCTCCTGCCGGTACTGACTTCGACAGGAAAAGGAGCGGATATCATGGTCCCGATGGCAATACCGACTTTCGGAGGTATGTTGATCCAGTCCATGACTATGTTCGTCGTTCCCGTCCTGCAATGTTGGTGGCGTGAAAGTGCCATAAAGAAAGAACAAAAGAAACAGAATCTTCAAAACAATAGAAACGATGAAAAATAA
- a CDS encoding efflux RND transporter periplasmic adaptor subunit, translated as MKKIKEWFKTKEIRYIVFALAGLFLGWLFFSPSSAPSPANDEHHHSHDSIAGHAHSHDLQQDENGVWTCSMHPQIKQDKPGKCPICGMDLIPLRKSGNDHGNVDPSAIQLSEEAIALANVQTSRVNKENPVKEVRLYGKIAPDERSLQSQTAHVGGRIESLAVDFTGETVRAGQTLATLYSPELFTAQQELTEALKMQQPALIKAAREKLRLWKMTDAQIAAIEQSGTISPTVEIKSNTSGIVMSKRVSQGDYVSQGAVLFDVANLSKVWAMFDAYETDLPFLSKGDPVTFTMQAFPGKAFKGRIAFIDPIVNPTSRTSRIRVEVANPGMELKPEMYATAIVDAPLKGYKDQIVVPQTAVLWTGKRSIVYVKQPDTTTPTFLMREVELGPSLGNAYVILKGLADGEEIVTNGVFSIDASAQLEGKTSMMNNDGNAAHPMTGHAGHHMHGEAAAPNTAQSEHAMFGVKGACDMCKQRIEEAAKSVKGVTSASWDKDAQMVHLQFDPTQTSADAIAKAIAKAGHDNDKYKADDSIYNKLPACCKYRQ; from the coding sequence ATGAAAAAGATAAAAGAATGGTTTAAGACCAAAGAAATCCGATATATAGTATTTGCCTTGGCCGGTTTATTTCTCGGCTGGCTGTTCTTCAGTCCGTCCTCTGCTCCATCACCGGCAAACGATGAACATCACCATAGTCATGACAGTATTGCGGGACATGCCCACAGTCATGACCTGCAACAGGATGAGAATGGGGTTTGGACCTGTTCCATGCATCCCCAAATCAAACAGGACAAACCTGGTAAATGCCCGATTTGCGGCATGGACCTGATCCCCTTACGTAAAAGCGGCAACGATCACGGGAATGTCGATCCTTCGGCTATCCAGTTATCGGAAGAAGCAATCGCTTTGGCGAACGTACAGACCTCTCGTGTCAATAAGGAAAACCCGGTGAAGGAAGTCCGCTTATATGGTAAGATCGCACCGGACGAACGGAGCCTGCAGTCGCAAACAGCCCATGTCGGAGGCCGTATCGAAAGCCTGGCAGTCGACTTTACCGGCGAAACAGTCCGAGCCGGACAAACCCTTGCGACCTTATACTCACCCGAATTGTTCACGGCACAGCAGGAATTGACAGAAGCCCTGAAAATGCAACAACCTGCCCTGATCAAAGCTGCCCGTGAGAAACTACGGCTCTGGAAGATGACGGATGCGCAGATAGCAGCCATCGAACAGTCGGGTACCATCTCTCCCACCGTAGAGATCAAATCGAACACCAGTGGTATCGTGATGTCGAAGCGTGTCAGCCAGGGAGATTATGTATCGCAGGGAGCCGTTTTGTTTGATGTAGCCAACCTGTCAAAGGTATGGGCAATGTTCGATGCTTACGAAACAGACCTGCCGTTCCTTAGCAAAGGCGATCCGGTCACATTCACCATGCAGGCATTTCCCGGCAAAGCGTTCAAAGGACGTATCGCTTTCATCGATCCGATCGTCAACCCGACCAGCCGCACCTCCCGTATACGTGTCGAAGTGGCAAATCCGGGCATGGAATTAAAGCCGGAAATGTATGCGACGGCTATTGTCGATGCTCCTTTGAAAGGATATAAAGATCAGATCGTCGTTCCGCAGACAGCCGTTCTCTGGACCGGCAAACGGTCGATCGTTTACGTAAAACAACCGGACACCACAACTCCGACATTCCTGATGCGGGAAGTAGAATTAGGACCGTCATTAGGCAATGCCTACGTGATATTGAAAGGACTGGCAGACGGAGAAGAGATCGTGACGAACGGCGTTTTCTCTATCGATGCCAGTGCACAGCTGGAAGGAAAAACTTCGATGATGAACAATGACGGGAATGCGGCTCATCCGATGACGGGACACGCAGGACATCATATGCACGGAGAAGCAGCAGCTCCGAACACAGCTCAAAGCGAACATGCAATGTTCGGAGTAAAAGGTGCCTGCGATATGTGTAAACAGCGGATCGAAGAAGCAGCCAAAAGTGTCAAAGGAGTCACCTCCGCCTCCTGGGATAAAGATGCCCAAATGGTTCATTTACAGTTCGACCCGACACAGACTTCTGCCGATGCCATTGCCAAAGCAATAGCCAAAGCCGGCCACGACAACGACAAATACAAAGCAGACGACAGTATTTACAACAAGCTCCCGGCTTGCTGCAAATACCGTCAATAG
- a CDS encoding (4Fe-4S)-binding protein has protein sequence MGKKIEYSNGELTIIWQPELCKHAGICVKTLPQVYNPKERPWIKIENATTEELIAQINQCPSGALSYRLNKKE, from the coding sequence ATGGGAAAGAAAATTGAATATTCAAACGGTGAGCTGACCATTATCTGGCAGCCCGAACTGTGCAAGCATGCCGGTATTTGCGTAAAAACATTACCGCAGGTATACAACCCCAAGGAAAGACCCTGGATTAAAATAGAAAATGCAACTACGGAAGAGCTGATCGCACAGATCAACCAATGTCCGTCAGGCGCACTTAGTTACAGATTAAATAAAAAAGAATAA
- a CDS encoding recombinase family protein: MVIAYLRVTIDKQHLETQKDEITRYASANGLEISKWITDIVDGRRKESEPALFRIMDRMKKGDKVIVTDIARFGRTLSEVMTLLAKCMARGIHVYSINDRYLLDDSVNMEVVSNTCNLVSDIEHHLMSVRTKEALNHKKDKEGLQLGRPKGTDAKQSMLDANKEEVMNMLERGDTIVMICKHFNVSRNTYYQFKKNYGL, from the coding sequence ATGGTAATAGCTTATTTGAGAGTAACTATTGACAAGCAACATCTTGAAACACAAAAAGATGAAATTACTCGTTATGCGTCAGCAAATGGTTTGGAAATCAGTAAATGGATAACTGATATAGTAGACGGAAGGAGAAAAGAGAGCGAACCTGCCTTATTCCGGATAATGGACAGAATGAAAAAGGGCGACAAGGTGATCGTGACGGATATCGCCCGGTTTGGTCGTACCCTGTCGGAAGTAATGACCCTTTTGGCGAAGTGTATGGCGCGAGGCATTCATGTATATAGTATAAATGACCGCTATCTGTTGGATGACAGCGTGAATATGGAGGTTGTTTCGAATACCTGTAACCTGGTTTCGGATATCGAGCATCATCTGATGTCTGTCCGGACAAAAGAGGCACTGAATCACAAGAAGGATAAGGAAGGTCTGCAACTGGGACGTCCGAAAGGTACCGATGCCAAGCAGTCGATGCTGGATGCCAATAAGGAAGAGGTCATGAACATGCTTGAAAGGGGAGATACGATCGTCATGATCTGTAAGCACTTCAACGTTTCCAGAAATACATATTATCAGTTCAAAAAGAATTACGGACTTTAA